A single Bacillus sp. HMF5848 DNA region contains:
- the dut gene encoding dUTP diphosphatase codes for MNYEIKVKKINADALLPQQAHDGDAGFDLFSVEDVLINPGEAALIATGIQLELPKQTEAQVRPRSGLALKHAVTVLNSPGTIDEGYRGEIKVILINHGTKPFKVEKHMRIAQMVIATVPVVTLTEVDEISVSNRGAKGFGSSGVHREVNRK; via the coding sequence GTGAATTACGAAATTAAGGTAAAAAAAATAAATGCAGACGCTCTTCTCCCTCAACAAGCACACGATGGAGATGCTGGTTTTGACTTATTTTCTGTAGAAGACGTCCTAATTAACCCTGGAGAGGCAGCATTAATTGCTACAGGTATTCAATTAGAATTACCAAAACAAACTGAAGCACAGGTTCGTCCGAGAAGTGGGCTAGCTCTAAAACACGCTGTTACAGTTTTAAATAGTCCAGGAACAATTGATGAGGGATACCGTGGGGAAATAAAGGTTATTCTTATTAATCACGGTACAAAGCCGTTTAAAGTAGAAAAGCACATGCGAATTGCGCAAATGGTAATAGCTACTGTGCCTGTTGTTACATTAACAGAAGTAGATGAGATATCTGTTTCTAATCGCGGGGCAAAGGGCTTCGGGTCAAGCGGA